In Daucus carota subsp. sativus chromosome 4, DH1 v3.0, whole genome shotgun sequence, one DNA window encodes the following:
- the LOC108218050 gene encoding zinc finger CCCH domain-containing protein 2, whose product MSSFGGGDERRFQPHQLFLSKRLRPVDIPPRKLLSRRAANLEIPVYPRLDEETPLAKFLPCNNRDEEDEADVYSADQFRMFEFKVRKCTRSRSHDWTDCPFSHPGEKARRRDPRKFNYSGVVCQDFRRGMCPRGDRCEYSHGVFECWLHPARYRTQACKDGRSCTRKICFFAHTSKQLRILPQDSANGHHFCPHSHCSSLSPNSTLMRMPDGSPPVSPSLPMGAYRPTRGQMALAELAELKKRHGSGYKKELIKLFQSLNLDEKNSSTGRPKNRLFVDVSKLHDQVPMFFSPSSSESSSSPSDPSSSGSSHFSKNNLDLTEENGTSGAPDLGWVHELCDDWNN is encoded by the coding sequence ATGAGTAGTTTCGGAGGAGGTGATGAACGCAGGTTCCAACCTCACCAGCTCTTCCTCTCCAAGAGGCTCCGCCCGGTCGACATCCCGCCTCGAAAACTCCTCTCTCGGCGCGCGGCCAACCTGGAGATCCCTGTGTACCCGAGGCTCGACGAGGAGACCCCTCTTGCGAAATTCCTCCCCTGCAATAACCGAGATGAGGAGGATGAGGCTGATGTCTACTCGGCGGATCAGTTCCGGATGTTCGAGTTCAAGGTGCGCAAGTGCACTCGGAGCAGGAGCCATGACTGGACCGACTGCCCCTTTTCACACCCTGGTGAAAAGGCCCGGAGGAGGGATCCGAGGAAGTTCAATTACTCCGGTGTCGTCTGTCAGGATTTTCGCCGTGGCATGTGCCCACGCGGAGACCGCTGTGAATACTCTCACGGCGTCTTCGAGTGCTGGCTCCACCCGGCTCGTTACCGCACCCAGGCTTGCAAAGACGGGAGGAGCTGCACCAGGAAGATCTGCTTTTTCGCTCACACCTCTAAACAACTCCGCATTTTGCCTCAAGACTCAGCCAATGGGCATCACTTCTGCCCTCATAGCCACTGCTCATCTCTTTCCCCAAACTCTACTCTGATGAGAATGCCTGATGGGTCCCCTCCGGTCTCCCCCTCGCTCCCTATGGGCGCCTATCGTCCCACTCGGGGCCAGATGGCACTCGCGGAACTCGCTGAACTCAAAAAGCGCCATGGCTCAGGCTACAAAAAGGAGCTTATAAAGCTGTTTCAGTCACTCAATTTGGATGAAAAAAATTCATCTACTGGCCGTCCCAAAAACAGGTTGTTTGTGGATGTGTCTAAACTCCATGATCAGGTTCCCATGTTCTTCTCTCCGAGCTCCTCCGAATCGAGCTCGTCTCCATCGGATCCGAGCTCTTCCGGATCATCCCACTTCTCAAAGAACAACCTTGATTTAACTGAAGAGAACGGGACATCAGGTGCACCTGATCTCGGATGGGTCCATGAGCTTTGCGACGACTGgaacaattaa